In the Blautia coccoides genome, GTATGCCCTTTTCCCTTTTGCGCACACAAGAAGCAGTTTTTCATCCTTTGGATGTCCTTCCAATTCTCCGTCAACTTCCTCCAGGTTTATAAATTCCACACCTTCCAGAGTTGGTTTCAGGGATGCATCGATCACTTTATAACCCTCTGCCATACCTTCTGCAAACTCAACAGGAGTAAAGGTCTCAAAAGAACCTGAAATCTTGTTCAAAAGGATGTTGATGCAGTGCGCAAAAGGATGGATGGCTGTTGAGAAGGGCGGTGCGTATGCAAAGTCCAGATGCTCCAACTGATGTACTGTGGCTTTCATGCTCAGAGCCACCACGGCGATATCCACCATCTTATCCACAGCGCCTTTTCCGAGAACCTGGATACCCAGGAACTCACCTGTGGTCTTATCAGCGATCATCTTAACCAGGAAGGAATCTGCTCCCGGATAATAATGGGCCTTGTCATCCACAACAGCTACAACGGAGACTACATCATGTCCCGCATCCTTTGCTGCCTGCTCTGTAAGCCCTGTACGGCCGGCATTCAGGCCCGGCAGTTTGACTACGCCTGTTCCCAGAACGCCAGGATAGGAAACATCCCCACCGGCAATATTCTGTGCCGCGATCCTGCCCTCGATATTGGCTGAGGACCCCATAGGTGACCAAGCTCTCTGATGTGTCATACGGTTAGTGATCATAGAGCAGTCACCAAGCGCATAGATGTCCTCATCATTTGTTCTCATATGGTCATCTACAAGAATTGTCCTGTTGGGCGCAAGCTCGATTCCTGTATCAGCCAGGAATGCTGTGTTGGCACGAATGCCAAGGGAAAGAACCAGAGCATCCGCTTTGATAGCTCTTCTGGAGGTCTTAACCTTCTCAACAGTACCATTGCCTTCCACACCTTCCAGCTTTGTGTCAAGAAGTGTCATGATTCCCTGGTCTGCCAGATGATTCTCTGCGTATTCTGCCATCTCCTGATCAAATCCCGGCATAATATGCGGAAGCATATCCAGAACTGTAGTGCGGATACCGCGGCTCTGAAGATTCTCTGCAACTTCCAGACCGATAAATCCACCACCTGCTATGACTGCACGTTTTATGGTACCTGACTCGGCGGCTTTTCTGAGTGCCTCTGCATCATCAGGAGTTCTCATCATGAATACATTGTTCATATCAAGTCCCGGGAGAGGCGGCACAACTGGAGACGCACCGGTTGCTATTACCAGTTTATCATATGTATATTCTTTTGTCTCACCTGATTTCAGGACTTTGGCAGTAACTTTTTTGCCTTCACGGTCAAGAGCTGTCACTTCTATGCCTGTCTCAACATCTGCGCCTGTCAGCTTTGTAAATTTCTGAGGTGTGTTGACGATCAACTGGCTTCTCTCATGGATTACATCACCCACATAATAAGGAAGGCCGCATCCCGCATAAGAAATGTCCTCGCTCTTGGTCAGGATCAGTACCTCTGCATCTCTGTTCTCTCTCTTCAGTTTTGCTGCAACCTTTGTACCTGCGGCTACACCGCCAATAATCAATACCTTCATAGCCAATACCTTCTTTT is a window encoding:
- a CDS encoding FAD-dependent oxidoreductase, producing the protein MKVLIIGGVAAGTKVAAKLKRENRDAEVLILTKSEDISYAGCGLPYYVGDVIHERSQLIVNTPQKFTKLTGADVETGIEVTALDREGKKVTAKVLKSGETKEYTYDKLVIATGASPVVPPLPGLDMNNVFMMRTPDDAEALRKAAESGTIKRAVIAGGGFIGLEVAENLQSRGIRTTVLDMLPHIMPGFDQEMAEYAENHLADQGIMTLLDTKLEGVEGNGTVEKVKTSRRAIKADALVLSLGIRANTAFLADTGIELAPNRTILVDDHMRTNDEDIYALGDCSMITNRMTHQRAWSPMGSSANIEGRIAAQNIAGGDVSYPGVLGTGVVKLPGLNAGRTGLTEQAAKDAGHDVVSVVAVVDDKAHYYPGADSFLVKMIADKTTGEFLGIQVLGKGAVDKMVDIAVVALSMKATVHQLEHLDFAYAPPFSTAIHPFAHCINILLNKISGSFETFTPVEFAEGMAEGYKVIDASLKPTLEGVEFINLEEVDGELEGHPKDEKLLLVCAKGKRAYMLQNRLKYYGYTNTKVLEGGSAFNGEDLTED